Proteins found in one Pirellulales bacterium genomic segment:
- a CDS encoding Hsp20/alpha crystallin family protein translates to MTSEATVEKDVQNQQGCRTRGPESRVFRPSVDILELADELLIFANVPGAVANQIDVQFEGGQLTVRAPVAARQTGETNYLLREYGVGEFLRTFRVGEQIDGSRITAEYTDGVLKLHLPKAEAAKQRKIEVKG, encoded by the coding sequence ATGACTAGCGAAGCAACCGTTGAAAAAGACGTTCAAAATCAGCAGGGGTGCCGCACGCGCGGTCCCGAGTCGCGAGTTTTTCGGCCGAGCGTCGATATTTTGGAACTGGCCGACGAATTGTTGATTTTTGCTAATGTGCCAGGAGCCGTGGCCAATCAGATCGACGTTCAGTTCGAGGGTGGCCAATTGACCGTGCGAGCGCCGGTCGCCGCACGCCAAACGGGCGAGACGAACTACTTGCTGCGTGAATACGGCGTCGGCGAGTTTTTGCGAACTTTCCGAGTCGGCGAGCAGATCGACGGTAGTCGGATCACGGCTGAATACACCGACGGCGTTTTGAAGCTGCATCTGCCCAAGGCCGAGGCGGCCAAGCAGCGGAAGATCGAAGTTAAGGGCTGA
- the ptsP gene encoding phosphoenolpyruvate--protein phosphotransferase has product MRKGIGVSPGVVIGKAYCIHEIFVNPKTRRLAEDKIFAELRRFELARERTAADLRALHQKVATQVGAEQAAVFRAHETILHDPAFTAKVRERIVDQREAAPAALEHVLAAYTALFTRMDDEYLRERLVDVRDVIIRLSGHLSPVLAKDPEEGNGPLILVASELLPSQVVALGKREVAGIVTQSGGQTSHAAILARSRGVPAVSGVQGILKAVKNGDTVVVDGSSGHVIVNPDAEAESAYRKLQREFIHLKDVLAENRDLPAVTADGTNVELLANVNSVDDARAASAMGAAGIGLFRTEYLFLTHPNVPDEEEQLAAYRAIIEASPGHRVTIRTLDLGGDKTIPYLGHDREANPFLGWRSIRLSFEHPQFFTTQIRAIVRSAFQAAKSPTNVRIMFPMITTLEEMRRVRAMVHRVRRAMHAEGDNVHDLPIGLMLEVPAAAVSIEQMLEVVDFVSIGSNDLVQYLMAADRDNPKVSHLCQPLSPPVLKVLSGVIAACNRAGKPVTLCGEMAGQPRAFVLLIGMGLRSFSMSPAFIPMIKDLTRHLTIQDAEEILAGAMRLKTTSQVNQFMAKQIARIAPNLRPLDSQ; this is encoded by the coding sequence ATGCGAAAGGGAATTGGCGTCTCGCCGGGCGTGGTGATCGGGAAAGCGTACTGCATTCACGAGATCTTCGTTAACCCGAAGACCCGTCGTCTGGCCGAGGACAAGATATTCGCCGAGCTGCGGCGGTTCGAGCTGGCGCGCGAGCGGACGGCCGCGGATTTGCGCGCTTTGCATCAAAAGGTGGCCACCCAGGTCGGGGCCGAGCAGGCGGCCGTCTTTCGTGCGCACGAGACGATCCTTCATGACCCGGCTTTCACGGCCAAGGTGCGCGAACGGATCGTCGACCAGCGCGAAGCGGCTCCCGCCGCGCTCGAGCATGTGCTGGCGGCGTACACCGCGCTCTTCACGCGCATGGACGACGAGTATCTGCGCGAGCGGCTGGTCGACGTCCGCGACGTCATCATTCGCCTGTCGGGGCATCTGTCGCCCGTGCTGGCCAAAGACCCGGAAGAAGGGAACGGTCCTCTGATCCTCGTGGCCAGCGAACTGTTGCCTTCGCAAGTCGTGGCGCTGGGGAAGCGCGAAGTGGCAGGCATTGTCACGCAGTCTGGGGGACAGACGAGCCACGCGGCGATCCTGGCCCGCAGCCGTGGCGTGCCGGCTGTCAGCGGCGTGCAAGGCATTTTGAAGGCTGTGAAAAATGGCGACACCGTGGTCGTCGACGGTAGCTCAGGCCACGTGATCGTCAATCCCGATGCCGAAGCCGAAAGCGCGTATCGCAAGCTGCAACGCGAATTCATTCATCTGAAGGACGTGCTGGCCGAGAATCGGGACCTGCCGGCTGTGACGGCCGACGGTACGAACGTCGAATTGCTGGCGAACGTCAATAGCGTTGACGACGCGCGCGCTGCGTCCGCCATGGGGGCCGCGGGCATTGGGCTGTTTCGCACCGAGTATTTGTTCCTTACGCATCCCAACGTACCGGACGAGGAAGAGCAACTCGCGGCCTATCGCGCCATCATTGAGGCCAGCCCCGGCCATCGTGTCACGATTCGCACGCTGGACCTGGGGGGGGACAAGACGATTCCCTACCTGGGACACGACCGCGAAGCGAATCCTTTTCTCGGTTGGCGCTCGATTCGGCTGTCGTTCGAGCATCCGCAGTTTTTTACCACCCAGATTCGGGCGATTGTCCGCTCGGCGTTTCAAGCGGCGAAATCGCCGACCAATGTGCGGATCATGTTTCCGATGATTACCACGTTGGAAGAGATGCGGCGCGTCCGCGCTATGGTGCATCGCGTGCGCCGCGCCATGCACGCCGAGGGGGACAACGTACACGACCTGCCGATCGGCCTGATGCTCGAGGTGCCGGCGGCCGCGGTGTCGATCGAGCAGATGCTGGAAGTGGTTGATTTCGTATCGATCGGCTCGAACGATCTGGTGCAATACCTGATGGCCGCCGATCGCGATAACCCCAAGGTGAGCCACCTTTGTCAGCCCCTCAGTCCGCCGGTGCTGAAGGTGCTCAGCGGTGTGATCGCGGCTTGTAACCGGGCCGGCAAGCCTGTTACGTTGTGCGGCGAAATGGCCGGACAGCCACGGGCATTTGTCCTATTGATCGGCATGGGGCTGCGCAGTTTCAGCATGAGCCCGGCCTTCATCCCGATGATCAAGGACCTGACGCGACATCTAACGATCCAAGATGCGGAAGAAATTCTGGCCGGCGCGATGCGTCTGAAGACGACGAGCCAGGTCAATCAGTTCATGGCCAAGCAAATCGCGCGAATCGCGCCAAACCTGCGCCCGCTCGATTCGCAATAA